From the genome of Sulfitobacter sp. DSM 110093, one region includes:
- a CDS encoding response regulator: MSKLVVLVEDEVNIAEAIRFLLSQEGWRVETLANGSGAVEVIRKASPDLVMLDVMLPGKSGFEILDELRGDPAMGGLPVLMLTARGQSRDRAMAEKAGVSRFMTKPFSNSEMLDAVRDLIAS; the protein is encoded by the coding sequence ATGAGCAAACTCGTAGTTCTGGTGGAGGACGAGGTGAATATCGCCGAGGCCATCCGCTTTTTGTTGAGCCAAGAGGGCTGGCGGGTGGAGACGCTGGCCAATGGATCGGGCGCGGTAGAGGTGATCCGCAAGGCATCGCCCGATTTGGTGATGCTTGATGTCATGCTGCCGGGCAAAAGCGGTTTTGAAATACTCGATGAGCTGCGCGGCGACCCGGCGATGGGGGGATTGCCCGTGCTGATGTTGACCGCGCGCGGCCAAAGCCGGGACCGCGCCATGGCCGAGAAAGCCGGGGTCAGCCGCTTTATGACCAAGCCGTTTTCGAACTCAGAGATGCTGGACGCGGTGCGCGACCTGATCGCAAGTTAG
- a CDS encoding helix-turn-helix transcriptional regulator translates to MAGLKQAELAQEIGISASYLNLIEHNRRRIGGKLLLNIAQALAVEPQALTEGAEAALIASLREAAEDAGLAGPESDRADEFAGRFPGWAKVLASSQRRIAALEQTVEALSDRLAHDPQLATSMHELLSTAAAIRSTASILAETDSLQPEWRDRFHTNIHQDSRRLSDSAQALVSYFDNAAETREVAHSPQAEVEAFLAAHDYRFDPLERARAPQEAIAALVTQADALKTKAAQHIATGVLQQIARDAAALPLARLERTVEETGHDPAELARSLDQPMGRVLRRLASLPDLGAGLVVCDRSGSVTFAKSIEGFTVPRFGACCPLWPLFAVQGQPGLVMKSRVMQMGRGQAQFEAIATCEVQAAAAYNTPPLSQSVMLLLPVPSGAAAAQPVGATCRICPVEGCRARREPSILRDGI, encoded by the coding sequence ATGGCGGGGCTGAAACAGGCCGAACTGGCGCAGGAGATCGGCATCTCGGCCAGCTATCTCAACCTGATCGAACACAACCGCCGCAGAATCGGCGGTAAGCTTTTATTGAACATTGCGCAGGCACTTGCGGTCGAACCTCAAGCGTTAACCGAAGGGGCCGAGGCCGCTCTTATCGCCTCCTTGCGCGAAGCGGCAGAGGATGCGGGACTTGCGGGGCCGGAAAGCGACCGTGCCGATGAATTTGCCGGGCGTTTTCCGGGCTGGGCCAAGGTGCTTGCCAGCAGCCAGCGTCGCATCGCGGCCCTAGAGCAGACGGTTGAGGCGCTGTCGGACCGTTTGGCCCATGATCCGCAGCTTGCCACCTCCATGCACGAATTGCTGAGTACCGCCGCCGCCATCCGCTCGACCGCCTCAATTTTGGCAGAGACAGACAGTCTGCAGCCCGAATGGCGCGACAGGTTTCACACGAACATCCACCAAGACAGCCGCCGTCTGTCAGACAGTGCGCAGGCGCTGGTCTCCTATTTCGACAATGCCGCCGAGACCCGTGAGGTGGCCCATTCCCCGCAGGCGGAGGTTGAGGCTTTCCTCGCCGCACATGACTACCGCTTTGACCCGTTGGAGCGGGCCCGCGCTCCGCAAGAGGCAATCGCGGCGCTTGTGACGCAGGCTGATGCGCTCAAGACCAAGGCCGCGCAGCATATCGCGACGGGGGTGTTGCAACAGATCGCCCGGGACGCGGCGGCGTTGCCCTTGGCGCGTTTGGAGCGGACCGTTGAGGAGACGGGCCATGACCCCGCCGAATTGGCCCGCAGTTTGGACCAGCCGATGGGCCGGGTGCTGCGGCGCTTGGCGTCTTTGCCCGATTTGGGCGCGGGGCTGGTGGTCTGTGACCGCTCGGGCAGCGTGACCTTTGCCAAATCGATCGAAGGGTTCACCGTGCCACGCTTTGGGGCCTGTTGCCCGCTTTGGCCGCTTTTTGCGGTGCAGGGCCAGCCGGGGCTGGTGATGAAATCCCGCGTCATGCAGATGGGCCGGGGTCAGGCGCAGTTCGAAGCGATCGCGACCTGCGAGGTTCAAGCCGCCGCCGCCTATAACACGCCGCCCTTAAGCCAATCGGTCATGTTGCTTTTACCGGTGCCGTCGGGGGCGGCGGCTGCGCAGCCCGTGGGCGCAACCTGCCGCATCTGCCCGGTGGAGGGATGCCGCGCGCGGCGCGAACCTTCGATCCTGCGCGACGGAATCTGA
- a CDS encoding substrate-binding protein translates to MSFTKLTRRGLIQTGAVAGAGLALPTYLRADGHAGFTNAPTGSTVTLGFNVPQTGPYAEEGLDELRAQELAVEHLNGEGDGGMMNTFSSKALKGNGILGKKVEYVTGDTQTKSDAARASAKAMIEKDGAVMINGGSSSGVAVAVQGLCQEAGVIFMAGLTHSNDTTGKDKKANGFRHFFNGYMSAAALAPVLKNAYGEDRRAYHLTADYTWGWTQQESIAAATEAMGWETVNNVLTPLASTDFSSYIAPVLNSGADVLVLNHYGGNMVNSLTNAVQFGLLDKEVNGKKFEIVVPLYSELMAAGAGANVQGVIGSMNWNWQLQDEGSKAFVKSFGEKYGRPPSNSAHTCYVQTLLYADAVERAGTFNPCGVVEALEDFEFDGLGNGPVLYRGDDHQCFKDVLVMKGKENPTNEYDTLEIVEVTPRAQVEYAPDHPMFAGGELGKCNPGA, encoded by the coding sequence ATGTCGTTTACGAAACTGACACGCCGCGGGCTGATCCAGACCGGCGCGGTTGCCGGTGCAGGATTGGCGCTGCCGACCTATCTACGGGCCGATGGGCACGCGGGCTTTACCAATGCCCCTACGGGCAGCACCGTCACGCTAGGCTTCAACGTGCCCCAGACCGGCCCCTATGCAGAAGAGGGTCTGGATGAACTGCGCGCGCAGGAACTTGCGGTCGAACACCTTAACGGTGAAGGCGACGGCGGCATGATGAACACCTTCAGCTCCAAGGCGCTGAAAGGGAACGGCATTTTGGGCAAAAAGGTCGAATATGTCACCGGCGACACCCAGACAAAATCCGACGCCGCCCGCGCATCTGCCAAGGCGATGATCGAAAAAGACGGTGCTGTCATGATCAACGGCGGCTCGTCATCGGGCGTTGCCGTGGCGGTTCAGGGCCTGTGTCAGGAAGCGGGCGTGATCTTCATGGCCGGGCTGACACACTCCAACGACACCACGGGCAAAGACAAAAAGGCCAATGGTTTCCGCCACTTCTTTAACGGTTACATGTCCGCCGCCGCGCTCGCGCCGGTGCTGAAAAACGCTTACGGCGAAGACCGCCGCGCGTACCACCTGACGGCAGATTACACATGGGGTTGGACCCAGCAGGAATCCATCGCCGCCGCGACCGAAGCGATGGGCTGGGAGACTGTGAACAACGTGCTGACACCGCTGGCGAGCACGGATTTCAGCTCCTACATCGCGCCGGTGCTGAACTCCGGTGCCGATGTGCTGGTGCTGAACCACTACGGCGGAAACATGGTGAACTCGCTCACCAACGCGGTGCAGTTCGGCCTGCTGGACAAAGAAGTGAACGGCAAGAAATTCGAGATCGTCGTGCCGCTTTATTCCGAGCTTATGGCCGCAGGTGCCGGTGCCAACGTGCAAGGCGTTATTGGCTCGATGAACTGGAACTGGCAGCTGCAGGATGAGGGCTCCAAAGCCTTCGTGAAATCCTTTGGTGAGAAATATGGCCGTCCGCCCTCCAACTCCGCGCACACCTGCTACGTGCAGACGCTGCTCTATGCGGATGCAGTGGAACGTGCGGGCACCTTCAACCCCTGCGGTGTCGTTGAAGCGCTCGAAGATTTCGAGTTCGACGGTCTGGGCAACGGTCCGGTGCTGTATCGTGGCGATGACCACCAGTGTTTCAAAGACGTGCTGGTCATGAAGGGCAAAGAAAACCCGACCAATGAATATGACACGCTTGAGATCGTCGAGGTCACCCCGCGTGCGCAGGTCGAATATGCCCCGGACCACCCCATGTTCGCCGGTGGCGAATTGGGCAAGTGCAACCCGGGCGCCTAA
- a CDS encoding branched-chain amino acid ABC transporter permease, with the protein MDAVLLQILNGLDKGSAYALIALGLTLIFGTLGVVNFAHGALFMIGAFCSVTLQRLLTLSVETIDETQKDFLGNPLKVKTPYVENWFGPEMGQAIIDWSVPLAILFAIPVMLLIGFVMERGLIKHFYKRPHADQILVTFGLAIVLQEVVKYFYGANPIPTPAPEVFKGSFDFAPLLGLDTSLAYPYWRLVYFGFSTVIIAAVFAFLQFTTFGMVVRAGMADRETVGLLGIDIDRRFTIMFGIAAAVAGLAGVMYAPINSPNYHMGMDFLVLSFVVVVVGGMGSLPGAVLAGFLLGILESLASMNEIKSIIYGIDQIIIYVVAIVILLVRPRGLMGRRGVMEE; encoded by the coding sequence ATGGACGCTGTTCTTCTGCAAATACTTAACGGGCTCGACAAGGGCTCGGCCTATGCGCTGATTGCGCTTGGGCTCACATTGATTTTTGGCACGCTGGGCGTGGTCAACTTCGCCCATGGGGCGCTTTTCATGATCGGGGCATTCTGTTCCGTCACGCTGCAACGGTTGCTGACGCTGAGTGTTGAGACCATCGACGAGACCCAGAAAGATTTTCTGGGCAATCCGCTGAAGGTCAAAACCCCCTATGTTGAAAATTGGTTCGGTCCCGAGATGGGACAGGCAATAATCGACTGGTCAGTGCCGCTGGCGATCCTTTTTGCGATACCGGTGATGCTGCTGATCGGCTTTGTCATGGAACGCGGGCTGATCAAACATTTTTATAAACGCCCCCATGCGGATCAGATCCTTGTGACCTTCGGCCTCGCTATCGTGCTGCAGGAAGTGGTCAAGTATTTCTACGGTGCCAACCCGATCCCCACGCCCGCGCCTGAAGTCTTCAAAGGCAGCTTCGACTTCGCGCCCTTGCTGGGCTTGGACACCTCGCTGGCCTACCCCTACTGGCGTCTGGTTTATTTCGGCTTCTCCACAGTCATCATCGCTGCCGTCTTTGCCTTTTTGCAATTCACCACCTTCGGGATGGTTGTCCGCGCCGGTATGGCCGACCGCGAAACCGTGGGGCTTCTGGGCATCGACATCGACCGCCGCTTTACCATCATGTTCGGCATCGCCGCCGCCGTGGCGGGGCTTGCGGGCGTGATGTATGCGCCGATCAACTCACCCAATTACCACATGGGCATGGACTTTCTGGTGCTGAGCTTTGTCGTCGTGGTGGTCGGCGGCATGGGCTCCCTGCCCGGCGCGGTGCTGGCGGGCTTCCTGCTTGGGATCCTCGAAAGCCTCGCCTCCATGAATGAAATCAAAAGCATCATCTACGGTATCGACCAGATCATCATCTACGTCGTTGCCATCGTGATCCTGCTGGTCCGCCCGCGCGGTCTGATGGGTCGCCGCGGCGTGATGGAGGAATAA
- a CDS encoding branched-chain amino acid ABC transporter permease, translating into MFGLEKRDTLLLGVVVVLTLFAPFILNPFPADSGLAQFNAGYPDLMQRFVIFGIFAIGFNILFGLTGYLSFGHAAFLGVGSYSAVWMFKLLSYNVVPALVLAVIMAGLFSALIGFISLRRSGIYFSILTLAFAQMSFNLAYSVLTPITNGETGLQIYNSDPQYLQSADAPSFPNLFGAAMNNSTTLFFGEWTFTFSVGYYFCAVFLILAFYLAIRIFRSPFGMMLRAVKSNQQRMHYTGLNTRPYTLAAFVISGMYAGLAGGLLAAMDPLAGAERMQWTASGEVVLMTILGGAGTLIGPVLGAGFIKYFENIFAKINDNVLHGWFAFMPDGLEDAIVAIVHPFVGKGWHLTLGLLFMLVVIFLPGGLVEGGQRLGRVFRRKDRKAGSVEAEAAQQRNEAAE; encoded by the coding sequence ATGTTCGGACTGGAAAAACGCGATACGCTTCTCTTGGGGGTCGTGGTCGTTCTCACGCTCTTCGCCCCCTTCATCCTCAACCCCTTTCCGGCGGATTCGGGCCTTGCGCAATTCAACGCGGGCTACCCCGATCTGATGCAACGCTTTGTGATCTTTGGCATCTTTGCCATCGGGTTTAACATCCTTTTTGGGCTGACCGGCTATCTCTCCTTTGGTCACGCGGCCTTTCTGGGGGTCGGTTCTTACTCTGCCGTTTGGATGTTCAAACTGCTCAGCTACAACGTCGTGCCAGCATTGGTACTGGCCGTCATCATGGCGGGGCTGTTCTCGGCGCTCATCGGCTTTATCAGCCTGCGGCGGTCGGGCATCTACTTCTCGATCCTCACGCTGGCCTTTGCGCAGATGTCGTTCAACCTCGCCTATTCGGTGCTGACACCGATCACCAATGGTGAGACGGGTTTGCAGATCTACAACTCTGATCCACAGTATCTGCAATCCGCTGATGCGCCGTCGTTCCCGAACCTTTTTGGTGCAGCGATGAACAATTCCACGACGCTGTTCTTTGGCGAATGGACCTTCACCTTTTCGGTTGGCTACTATTTCTGCGCGGTTTTCCTGATCCTCGCCTTTTATCTGGCGATCCGCATCTTCCGCTCGCCCTTTGGCATGATGCTGCGGGCGGTGAAATCGAACCAGCAGCGGATGCACTATACCGGCCTTAATACCCGGCCCTACACGCTGGCGGCCTTTGTCATCTCGGGGATGTATGCCGGGCTGGCCGGTGGTCTGCTGGCTGCGATGGACCCGCTGGCCGGGGCCGAGCGGATGCAATGGACGGCGTCCGGCGAGGTCGTGCTGATGACGATCCTTGGCGGCGCAGGCACCCTGATCGGGCCGGTGCTGGGCGCGGGCTTCATCAAGTACTTTGAAAATATCTTTGCCAAAATCAACGACAACGTGCTGCACGGCTGGTTTGCCTTCATGCCCGACGGGTTAGAGGACGCAATCGTGGCCATCGTTCACCCCTTTGTCGGCAAGGGCTGGCACCTGACGCTTGGTCTGCTGTTCATGCTGGTTGTGATTTTCCTGCCCGGTGGGCTGGTCGAAGGCGGGCAACGTTTGGGCCGTGTCTTCCGCCGCAAGGACCGCAAGGCAGGCTCCGTCGAAGCGGAAGCCGCACAACAACGCAACGAAGCCGCAGAATAG
- a CDS encoding ABC transporter ATP-binding protein: MAILEVKNVGKRFGGLRALSDVNLSVAENSVHAIIGPNGAGKSTLLNCLVGKLIPDTGSVMFDGQSVLGRKPYEINQMGISRVFQTPEIFGDLTVMENMLIPCLAKRDGSFQLNGWSRVIGQRDMIDKAEEMLRDMNMIDKRHMHAASMSRGDKRRLEIAMCLAQDPRLLLLDEPTAGMARADTNNTIDLLKQIKDERDITIAIIEHDMHVVFSLAERITVLAQGTPLVEDTPDRIKGHPKVREAYLGESQDAA; encoded by the coding sequence ATGGCTATTCTCGAAGTCAAAAATGTCGGCAAACGCTTTGGCGGGTTGCGGGCGCTGAGCGATGTGAACCTAAGCGTGGCAGAGAACTCTGTCCATGCGATCATCGGCCCCAATGGGGCCGGGAAATCCACCCTGTTGAACTGTCTGGTGGGCAAGCTCATCCCCGATACCGGATCGGTTATGTTTGACGGGCAGTCAGTGTTGGGGCGCAAACCCTATGAGATTAACCAGATGGGCATCAGCCGTGTTTTCCAGACGCCCGAAATCTTTGGTGATCTCACGGTGATGGAGAACATGCTGATCCCCTGCCTTGCTAAACGCGACGGATCATTTCAGCTGAACGGTTGGTCGCGGGTCATTGGGCAGCGCGACATGATCGACAAAGCCGAAGAAATGCTGCGCGATATGAATATGATCGACAAACGCCACATGCACGCGGCCTCTATGTCACGCGGGGATAAACGGCGGTTGGAGATCGCAATGTGCCTTGCCCAAGACCCGCGCCTGCTGCTGCTGGATGAACCCACTGCCGGGATGGCGCGGGCCGATACCAACAATACGATCGACCTGCTGAAACAGATCAAGGACGAGCGCGACATCACCATCGCTATCATCGAGCATGATATGCATGTGGTCTTCTCGCTCGCCGAACGCATCACCGTACTGGCCCAAGGCACCCCGCTGGTCGAAGACACGCCAGACCGGATCAAGGGCCACCCCAAGGTGCGCGAAGCCTATTTGGGTGAGAGCCAAGATGCCGCCTGA
- a CDS encoding ABC transporter ATP-binding protein: MSTDTLDKNANHAQTAPAFLSVWDIHAYYGESYIVQGVSFNVHEGEILALLGRNGAGKTSTLRAIARVSDPELKRGEIWLDHQPLHNMASHQASAAGLALVPEDRRIISGLTVEENLKLAQIAPPIGWSLDRLYDLFPRLGERKNQEGITLSGGEQQMLAIARALARDIKVLLLDEPYEGLAPVIVDEIEKTLALIKSQGITTILVEQNAVRALKLADRAVILDTGGIVFDGTAAEVLDNAELRAEYLAI; encoded by the coding sequence ATGAGCACCGACACGCTAGACAAAAACGCCAACCACGCCCAAACCGCCCCGGCCTTCCTCTCGGTCTGGGACATTCACGCCTATTACGGCGAGAGCTATATCGTGCAGGGGGTTAGCTTTAACGTTCATGAGGGCGAAATCCTCGCGCTTTTAGGCCGCAACGGGGCGGGCAAAACCTCAACCCTGCGGGCCATTGCACGGGTCAGTGACCCCGAATTGAAGCGCGGTGAGATTTGGCTCGACCATCAGCCACTGCACAATATGGCCAGCCACCAGGCTTCGGCTGCGGGGCTGGCGCTGGTGCCAGAAGATCGGCGCATCATCTCAGGGCTGACCGTCGAAGAGAACCTGAAACTTGCCCAGATTGCCCCACCCATCGGCTGGTCGCTGGACCGTCTTTATGACCTTTTCCCGCGCTTGGGCGAGCGCAAGAACCAAGAGGGCATTACACTGTCGGGCGGCGAGCAACAAATGCTTGCCATCGCGCGGGCGCTGGCCCGTGACATTAAGGTATTGCTGCTTGATGAGCCCTATGAAGGGCTGGCCCCCGTGATCGTCGATGAGATCGAAAAGACATTGGCGCTGATCAAGTCACAGGGCATCACCACCATTTTGGTCGAGCAAAACGCCGTGCGCGCGCTGAAACTGGCCGACCGCGCGGTGATCCTTGATACCGGCGGCATCGTGTTTGACGGCACGGCGGCAGAAGTCCTTGATAACGCGGAGTTGCGCGCCGAATACCTCGCGATCTGA
- the accB gene encoding acetyl-CoA carboxylase biotin carboxyl carrier protein codes for MTKNTHDSDVAFIKALAELLNENDLTELQVKRDYAEDDSLNVRVSRKPPQQVMAAPQQQYQPAPAAAAAAPAAGNAPAPVQVETDPADHPGAVTSPMVGTVYLQGEPGAPSFISVGASVSEGDTLLIVEAMKTMNHIPAPRAGTVKRILVGDGDAVEFGAPLVILE; via the coding sequence ATGACAAAAAACACCCATGACAGTGACGTGGCCTTCATCAAGGCCCTCGCCGAACTGCTGAACGAGAACGACCTGACCGAGCTTCAGGTAAAACGCGATTACGCCGAAGACGACAGTCTGAACGTGCGTGTAAGCCGCAAACCCCCGCAGCAGGTCATGGCCGCCCCGCAGCAGCAATATCAACCTGCCCCCGCCGCTGCCGCAGCTGCGCCCGCCGCAGGGAACGCCCCTGCCCCCGTTCAGGTCGAAACCGATCCTGCGGACCACCCCGGTGCGGTGACTTCGCCCATGGTCGGCACGGTTTATCTACAGGGTGAGCCCGGCGCGCCATCGTTTATCAGCGTAGGTGCCAGCGTCTCCGAAGGGGATACGCTGCTCATCGTCGAAGCCATGAAGACGATGAACCACATTCCCGCCCCCCGCGCTGGCACCGTCAAGCGCATCCTCGTCGGTGACGGCGATGCGGTTGAGTTCGGCGCCCCGCTGGTGATCTTGGAATAA
- the accC gene encoding acetyl-CoA carboxylase biotin carboxylase subunit produces MFSKILVANRGEIALRVIRAAREMGIQTVAVHSTADSDAMHVRMADESVCIGPPSSTQSYLSIPAIIAACEITGAEAIHPGYGFLSENANFVQIIEDHGLTFIGPTAEHIRVMGDKITAKDTMKKLGVPCVPGSEGGVASLEEAKRLGEEIGYPVIIKATAGGGGKGMKVAQTAKDMEKAFQTARAEGKSNFGNDEVYIEKYLTTPRHIEIQVFGDGKGNAVHLGERDCSLQRRHQKVFEEAPGPSITEEERARIGKVCADAVANINYIGAGTIEFLYENGEFYFIEMNTRLQVEHPVTEAIFGVDLVREQIRVAEGLPMSFTQEDLVINGHAIEVRINAEKLPNFAPCPGRITQYHAPGGLGVRMDSALYDGYSIPPYYDSLIGKLIVHGRDRPEALARLGRALGELIVDGVDTTVPLFHALLAEEDVQSGGYNIHWLEHWLETNLGDA; encoded by the coding sequence ATGTTCAGCAAAATCCTAGTCGCCAACCGCGGAGAGATCGCCCTGCGCGTCATCCGCGCGGCCCGCGAGATGGGCATCCAGACGGTCGCGGTGCATTCCACCGCCGACAGTGACGCGATGCATGTGCGCATGGCCGACGAATCCGTCTGCATCGGCCCACCGTCCTCGACCCAATCCTATCTGTCGATCCCGGCAATCATCGCTGCCTGTGAAATCACCGGGGCCGAAGCGATTCACCCCGGCTATGGTTTCTTGTCGGAAAACGCCAACTTCGTGCAGATCATCGAAGACCACGGCTTGACCTTCATCGGACCCACTGCGGAACACATCCGCGTCATGGGCGACAAGATTACCGCCAAGGACACGATGAAAAAGCTCGGCGTGCCTTGCGTGCCCGGCTCCGAAGGCGGCGTCGCTTCGCTCGAAGAAGCCAAGCGCTTGGGCGAAGAGATCGGCTATCCGGTCATCATCAAAGCCACAGCAGGCGGCGGCGGCAAGGGCATGAAAGTCGCCCAAACCGCCAAGGATATGGAAAAAGCCTTCCAAACCGCGCGGGCCGAGGGGAAATCGAACTTCGGCAATGACGAAGTCTATATCGAAAAATACCTCACCACGCCGCGCCACATTGAGATTCAGGTCTTTGGTGACGGTAAGGGCAATGCGGTGCATCTGGGCGAACGCGACTGTTCCTTGCAGCGCCGCCACCAGAAAGTCTTCGAAGAGGCCCCCGGCCCCTCGATCACCGAAGAAGAACGCGCGCGGATCGGTAAGGTCTGTGCGGATGCTGTGGCGAACATCAACTACATCGGCGCGGGCACGATCGAGTTCCTCTATGAGAACGGCGAGTTCTATTTCATCGAAATGAACACCCGCCTTCAGGTGGAACACCCGGTGACCGAAGCGATCTTTGGCGTTGATCTGGTACGCGAACAAATCCGCGTTGCCGAAGGGCTGCCAATGTCGTTCACCCAAGAGGATCTGGTCATCAATGGTCATGCCATTGAGGTTCGCATTAACGCCGAGAAACTGCCGAACTTCGCGCCCTGCCCGGGCCGGATCACGCAGTATCACGCGCCGGGCGGCCTTGGCGTGCGGATGGATTCAGCCCTCTATGACGGCTATTCGATCCCGCCCTATTACGACAGCCTCATCGGCAAGCTCATCGTGCATGGCCGCGACCGCCCCGAAGCGCTGGCGCGTTTGGGTCGGGCCTTGGGTGAATTGATTGTGGATGGTGTCGACACCACCGTGCCGCTGTTCCACGCGCTTTTGGCCGAGGAAGACGTGCAGTCGGGCGGATACAACATCCACTGGCTTGAGCATTGGCTGGAAACCAACCTCGGCGACGCCTGA
- the aat gene encoding leucyl/phenylalanyl-tRNA--protein transferase yields MSELTPEILLHGYSIGIFPMAEHRDDPEIFWVDPRRRGIMPLIGFHISRSLTRAMRRTSFHHTINRDFGGVVAACADREDTWINEEIAALYGALHRAGLAHSLEVWDGEALVGGVYGVTLGRAFFGESMFSRRDNASKMALAALVDRLRRAGFILFDTQFLTDHLASLGAEEISRADYHAQLDVAKRGSAAFSAPALDSLQDVLQRMTQMS; encoded by the coding sequence ATGTCGGAGCTTACGCCCGAGATACTACTGCACGGCTACTCCATCGGGATTTTCCCTATGGCCGAACACCGCGACGACCCGGAGATTTTCTGGGTCGATCCGCGGCGCCGTGGTATTATGCCGTTGATCGGTTTTCATATCTCACGGTCGTTGACCCGCGCCATGCGGCGCACGTCGTTTCACCATACAATCAATCGTGATTTTGGCGGTGTCGTCGCCGCCTGCGCAGACCGTGAAGACACGTGGATCAACGAAGAAATCGCCGCTCTCTACGGCGCGCTGCACCGCGCGGGCCTCGCCCATTCACTTGAGGTTTGGGACGGAGAGGCGCTCGTCGGCGGTGTCTACGGCGTCACGCTGGGCCGCGCGTTCTTTGGTGAAAGCATGTTTTCACGCCGGGACAACGCCTCAAAAATGGCGTTGGCGGCTTTGGTTGACCGCCTTCGCCGTGCCGGGTTTATCCTGTTTGATACGCAGTTCCTGACCGACCATCTGGCTTCTCTCGGGGCCGAAGAGATCAGCCGCGCCGATTATCACGCGCAGCTTGACGTGGCCAAACGCGGCAGCGCCGCGTTCAGCGCGCCAGCATTAGACAGTCTTCAGGATGTGCTGCAGCGCATGACCCAAATGTCATAG
- a CDS encoding DUF2155 domain-containing protein has protein sequence MKKLLLVALLLAAPLHAQEGGQVASATGGVLRALDKISGNTIDLEITRGDSQSLGNLQITMVDCRYPVGDPAANAYAALEITEKDSADPLYSGWMIASAPALHALEHFRYDIWVMRCSTS, from the coding sequence ATGAAAAAGCTTCTATTGGTCGCGCTTTTGCTGGCCGCGCCGCTTCATGCACAAGAAGGCGGTCAGGTCGCCAGCGCCACGGGTGGCGTGTTGCGAGCGTTGGATAAAATTTCCGGCAATACGATCGACCTTGAGATCACCAGGGGCGACAGCCAGTCGCTTGGGAATTTGCAGATCACCATGGTTGATTGCCGCTATCCGGTGGGTGATCCGGCGGCCAATGCCTATGCGGCGCTTGAGATCACCGAGAAAGACAGCGCAGATCCGCTTTATTCAGGGTGGATGATCGCCTCTGCCCCGGCGCTGCACGCGCTAGAGCATTTTCGCTATGACATTTGGGTCATGCGCTGCAGCACATCCTGA